TCTGGCGCGGCGACGACCGCCTGCCCGACCTGGCCGCCCTCGTCGCGTTCACCGAACTGCACGGCGACCGGCCCGGGAGCGACGACGGCACTCGGGGCGCACTGGCCGAACTCGCCCGCCGTGGACGTCCGGCCGACCTTCACGCGGTGCACGCACTGCGGACCACCGTGCGGGGCCTGATCGATCACCCCGACCGCGACCGCCTCGTCGCCGGTGCGACCAGGCTCACCCCGGCCGCCCGGGGCGCCACCCTGATACCGGATCCCGCACACGAGGGCCGCGTACGGTGGGCCGTCCCGCTCCGGGACGGGGCGACCATCGCCGACGCGCTCTCACTGATCTGCGGCATGGGCATCCTCGGGGTCGTCCACACCCTCGGCGAGCGGCGGTTCCGCCCGTGCGCCGCGCCCACCTGCCGGGGAGCGTTCATCGACACCACCCGGCCCGGCAGCCGCCGCTACTGCATGCCCGGACTGTGCGGCAACCGCGTCAACGTCGCCAACCACCGCGCCCGCCAAGGAACTGGGCGGCCGTCGGCAATTCGGCCGCCCTATTAGAAGGTGACGAAAACCGGCCACATGCTCATCATGCGGCACCTCGATCC
This genomic interval from Streptomyces asiaticus contains the following:
- a CDS encoding CGNR zinc finger domain-containing protein — its product is MQVALDDYVWAAGIATELVNTTAEVWRGDDRLPDLAALVAFTELHGDRPGSDDGTRGALAELARRGRPADLHAVHALRTTVRGLIDHPDRDRLVAGATRLTPAARGATLIPDPAHEGRVRWAVPLRDGATIADALSLICGMGILGVVHTLGERRFRPCAAPTCRGAFIDTTRPGSRRYCMPGLCGNRVNVANHRARQGTGRPSAIRPPY